The DNA segment TACAATGCACAGCAGCACTAATATAGTGAGATAAGCCGTCCTCCACTTCCACATGTCCTCACACCCAGACCTCGGGTGCAGTCAATACAGTCCTGTCTGCACCCTCAAAGGGTTGAAACTCTCTTCACAGCTCCAGGTATGGACCCCTGTCACGCAGTACGGATCTGGCGCATTCTGCACAGCTCTGCCTGCTCACCACAGGTGCCTCCCGGTGTAGTTTGGTGGGGCAGAAGGGATCTGCAGACGGGAGACAGACCAAGTCAGTGGGTTTTGCTGGAGAAAGGTTCATTTTGATCAATATcatatagaaataaatatttaatacagCCAAAATAAAGTGACAGGTGACTTAACATTAGCAATTGGAACGTATATCCAAAATGTACGGCATATGTTTTGTTGGCTAAAAGACCATTgggaacagttttttttaatataaaaccaTGTTCTAAATATATTCTAACCACCCCCAGTAAGAGGAAGGGTGCTCCCTCACCAGCAAGAGGAAGGGTGCTCCCTCACCAGTAAGAGGAAGGGTGCTCCCTCACCAGTAAGAGGAAGGGTGCTCCCTCACCAGTAAGAGGAAGGGTGCTCCCTCACCAGTAAGAGGAAGGGGCTCCCTCCCCCAGTAAGAGGAAGGGTGCTGCTTCATCCAGTAAGAGGAAGGGtactccctccagtccagggcaggtttgaggcaggCTTGTCGCACATGGGGCAATGAGGGGAAGGTCACATTGCCACTGCTGTGCTATCACTATCCCTGGTCTGTGGATACATACAGTAGAGAGGACACCGGGTataggtttaaacagaaaaccaaTTCTTGGAAAAGAGGTTTCTCGGTTGTTCTTCACAACAATAACACCAAAACGAAAAAGAGTTTGGAGAAGGACCCTGGGACAGCCTTGGAGAAGGACCCAGGGGGCAGCCTTGGAGAAGGACCCAGGGGGCAGCCTTGGAGAAGGACCCAGGCAGCTGCCCTGGAGAAATGGCAGCCTTGGAGAAGGACCCAGTGGGCAGCCTtcagctgctgcttctcctgaCAGCAGTGGAATCCACCCCACCTCTCCCCTGATGGAAACCAGCAGCTGCTGTGAGCAGATTATAGAAGCAGACTCAAGCAGGGGTGAAATGTCTGCGTGTGACTGGGTGTGTAGGCTTGTGTCCTGTGCAGAATATAGAGAGACTGACTCCCTCTGAGAGATGTACTTCTGGAAATTGTTATTGCAGCGCCTCCTTCCTCATACTTTTCCAGTTTTATGCTGTTATGGGTAAATCCACACAAACATCTCCATTAGCATACAGTTGTGCCCCTAAGATTTCTAAGACTCCTTATAGCTTACAAAACTTTACTATAGTAAAACATGAATAAAGCAAAACCAAGcctaaagcaaagtgaaagcatgcaTAACCTCTAAAACACTCAATCACAGATTCTAAAGTAGGGTTTTCCCTGGTTAAAGCAGCATGAtgcatggtaaatgcagagtatggGAAAAGCACTGCAAACGTCACCATATAGTTATGATTTTgatgagtgtttgaagttataagAATCATTTAGGCttgatggtccagtggttaaagaaaagggcgtgCTACCAGGAGGttccgaggtcctattgtaagtgactctgcagcagcagttgtgctACATAGTTCAtccccgagtctctgtaagtcgctttggataaaagcattggctaaatgactaattaacaataataatgagtcaCTGAGTGCGTGTGTGTTGCCACCCTGCAGTACTCACCGTGCCCCCGTTGAGCAGAACGGCCATCTCGGTGGGCTGGTACACATTGCTCCGGAAGGGGGCGCTGGGGCGGGTGCCCAGGCTGCCATTGCGGTGCCCCCCTGCCCGGAGAGCTGAGGCACAGGAGAGAAGACAGTTGGGACAGTTCAGATCAACAGGGTCAGCCGGTCAGAGCGTCTGTCGCACAGTCAAACAGGGTTCTTGCATTGAGTCTGTTACTGTATTTAGATATCAACTAGTATCTTTAAAGTATACCTACaatgtatatatttgaaatatgCAGAATTATTAACTTATGGTATAGATTATTTAGCTCATAAATGCctgtgaataatatatatatattttaattgacttaaatacagctatggccacaagttttgaaTCCCCCCATAGAATGAACTAaccttgcttcataaagtcaaatgaaacctactgaataatgttaacatgttgaactacataccactttgtagttttccatatacttaacagaaaactgacagaaattaacatgatgttaaataaaatatctaaattaggtacatagatttttttttgtgatgcaaaacgtttgcccatagctgtatagCTGTATATATCACAAGACCCCATCCATCAATTTAAATTATAGACAGGCCAAATATATATTCTAAACACTATCTGAAATCGTATCAAACCCATTTGCAATATGGAATATATTATTGTACACAACAGGACAGAACAGTGCCACATATTTTGGAAACAGGAAGAAAGTCCACAGGTTGTTTTTCCTATTTTTCCATTATCCTGCTCTCGTCTCCAgagcactccccccccccccccccgcccacccccccccccgcttacccccccccccccccccgcttcgTTTACATCAGGCATGGAGAATGCATTTAGAACCTTATTAAACTGGAGAGGACCTGCCTAAATTCTTAACGGTGAGCAGGTGTACTGCAGTGATTAGTCAGGCTTCAGGtgcaatattattattcatatttttcaaTGCTAATCTGGCCTTTAATACAGTCCCTGTACTGTTTGCCTAGAGAAATCACTCAGGAAGAGTTACTGGGCTAAATTTAAAAAGGTGAAATTAAGTTACAAAactataaaattacattatttaaagttAGTCATTTAAGTGGCTCGATACTAGTTGTGTAACTAGTTTTCCCTGTCTTGTTGTAATGCAGGATTCTATGCTCACACTTTGGGACAAAGTTACATACGGATCAGGCATAACAGAACTGATCCCTACTAGAGATTGACTGTTTagacattatattttatattctttGTTCTACTGAACCAGTCTGCCAAAAAGCCCATTATGCACATCTCTCTCTGTGTACCTGCGCTGTGCTCGTCAAAGGAGAAGGCCTTGTTCTCCACGAAGGGCCGGTGGGGCAGGGGGACCTCATCGTCGAAGCTGGTCTCGCGCAGGCGCGGGGGGAGCTGGGAGGTGTCGAAGTAATCCGGGGCGCTGGGCGGGGGAGCTGGCAGGACGGAGCAGTGCACCTCGGGGATGGCGTGGAACAGCAGGAGGACCCAGCCATTAGCAATCAGGGCCACAGCCAGACTGGGGTCGTCCCACACAGGGGACCTGCCCAGTGCCGAGTTGCCGTAGAGATAGAAGCCAGCCCAGGCTACCCAGAGCAGCACAGAGAAGAAGGAGGCGAGGATCAAGCAGACGCCGTTGCGCTTCCACTTGTGGAACTTCCCACAGAGCGAGAAGAGACTCAGCGCCAGCGAGGTGGACAGGAGGaccatgacgtagccacaggcCAGCGTGAAGTCCACCGGCTGGTAGTCGCAGGCCTGCTTCCCCTCCCGGACCACCGTCAGAACCAGCCACTCTGTGGCAATGATCACCTGCAC comes from the Acipenser ruthenus chromosome 13, fAciRut3.2 maternal haplotype, whole genome shotgun sequence genome and includes:
- the LOC117417913 gene encoding G-protein coupled receptor family C group 5 member B-like; this encodes MVLGVRWTAPLLLLLLSLLGDGSSQNSSTSRGCGLDLPPRYAALCDLEAVWGIVLEAVAGAGALTALLLALILLGRLPFITEQDKRSPVGLLLLLLLGVLGLFGLSFTFIIQPDNEVCIARRALWGVLFALCFSCLLAQGWRLRRLVRHGKGPGGWQLSCVALSLTLVQVIIATEWLVLTVVREGKQACDYQPVDFTLACGYVMVLLSTSLALSLFSLCGKFHKWKRNGVCLILASFFSVLLWVAWAGFYLYGNSALGRSPVWDDPSLAVALIANGWVLLLFHAIPEVHCSVLPAPPPSAPDYFDTSQLPPRLRETSFDDEVPLPHRPFVENKAFSFDEHSAALRAGGHRNGSLGTRPSAPFRSNVYQPTEMAVLLNGGTIPSAPPNYTGRHLW